One window of the Thermococcus sp. P6 genome contains the following:
- a CDS encoding alpha-glucosidase, producing MVHVKSREVLLETADVLESALEKIERLESLSEKEKSKVKKFLREAVENFRALAPGIEKDNEELAEFFFKKAKELKLMSTDKAIEREGKKNYLRAVNKVLLYSRSAKYDFIPNTLVELKKAYRKYIFGMTSFFVLTGAYLNQFFAITALILAIPIILSMLSLQRRGYTGLLLAYASAPIPLVVGFNALIYSLGALRDPNQISVIAEHLGKSPSFAQAYLVFLLLLAAVEVYLVSSGLLGLYRHRHAFL from the coding sequence GTGGTCCATGTGAAGAGCAGGGAAGTGCTTCTTGAAACTGCGGATGTTCTCGAATCGGCCCTTGAAAAGATCGAGAGGCTTGAGAGCCTGAGTGAAAAGGAAAAGTCGAAGGTCAAAAAATTCCTCAGGGAAGCTGTGGAGAATTTCAGGGCGCTCGCCCCCGGAATCGAGAAAGACAATGAAGAACTGGCGGAGTTCTTCTTTAAAAAGGCCAAAGAGCTTAAATTGATGAGTACCGATAAGGCCATCGAGAGGGAGGGCAAGAAAAATTACCTGAGGGCCGTGAACAAGGTTCTCCTGTACTCCAGATCGGCGAAGTATGACTTTATTCCGAATACGCTCGTTGAGCTGAAGAAGGCATACCGAAAGTACATCTTCGGAATGACCTCCTTCTTCGTGCTTACCGGGGCGTACCTCAATCAGTTCTTCGCCATAACCGCGCTCATACTGGCCATCCCGATAATCCTCTCGATGCTGTCCCTCCAGAGGAGGGGTTATACCGGACTCCTTCTGGCCTACGCTTCAGCTCCGATTCCACTGGTTGTGGGTTTCAACGCGCTGATATACTCCCTTGGTGCCCTGCGCGACCCGAATCAGATAAGTGTTATAGCGGAACACCTCGGAAAGAGCCCCTCCTTCGCGCAGGCGTATCTTGTGTTCCTGCTGCTCCTTGCGGCGGTTGAGGTGTATCTGGTATCCAGTGGGCTCCTTGGACTGTACAGGCACAGGCACGCCTTCCTTTAA
- the gdhA gene encoding glutamate dehydrogenase: MVKEDPFEMAIKQLERAAQFMDISEEALEWLKKPMRIVEVSVPVEMDDGSVKVFTGFRVQHNWARGPTKGGIRWHPEETLSTVKALATWMTWKCAVVDIPYGGGKGGIIVNPKELSTREKERLARSYIRAVYDVIGPYTDIPAPDVYTNPQIMGWMMDEYESIARRKNPAFGVITGKPLSIGGSLGRGDATAKGASYTVREAAKALGMDLKGKTIAIQGYGNAGYYMAKIMSEEYGMKVVAVSDSRGGIYNPDGLNADEVLKWKKEHGSVKDFPGATNITNEELLELEVDVLAPAAIEEVITKDNADRIKAKIVAEVANGPVTPEADEILREKGILQIPDFLCNAGGVTVSYFEWVQNINGYYWTLEEVYERLDKKMTKAFWDVYNTHKEKNIHMRDAAYVVAVQRVYQAMLDRGWVKK, from the coding sequence ATGGTCAAGGAAGACCCGTTTGAGATGGCCATTAAGCAGCTCGAGAGGGCTGCCCAGTTCATGGACATAAGCGAAGAAGCCCTTGAGTGGCTCAAGAAACCCATGAGGATCGTTGAGGTTTCAGTTCCCGTAGAGATGGACGACGGTTCCGTTAAGGTTTTCACCGGTTTTAGGGTTCAGCACAACTGGGCCCGCGGTCCTACAAAGGGCGGCATAAGGTGGCACCCCGAGGAGACCCTAAGCACGGTTAAGGCCTTAGCCACGTGGATGACCTGGAAGTGCGCCGTTGTTGACATACCCTACGGTGGAGGTAAGGGCGGTATCATAGTCAACCCCAAGGAATTGAGCACGAGGGAGAAGGAGAGGCTCGCCAGGAGTTACATAAGGGCGGTTTACGATGTCATCGGTCCCTACACGGACATTCCGGCGCCGGATGTCTACACCAACCCGCAGATCATGGGCTGGATGATGGACGAGTACGAATCAATCGCGAGGAGGAAGAACCCCGCCTTCGGTGTCATCACGGGCAAGCCGCTGAGCATTGGCGGTTCACTCGGCAGGGGAGATGCCACGGCCAAGGGCGCTTCTTACACGGTTAGAGAGGCCGCCAAGGCCCTCGGAATGGACCTCAAGGGCAAGACGATAGCCATACAGGGCTACGGTAACGCCGGCTACTACATGGCCAAGATCATGAGCGAGGAGTACGGAATGAAGGTTGTGGCTGTCAGCGACAGCAGGGGCGGTATCTACAACCCGGACGGACTTAACGCCGACGAGGTCCTCAAGTGGAAGAAGGAGCACGGCAGCGTTAAGGACTTCCCGGGAGCCACAAACATAACCAACGAGGAGCTCCTTGAACTTGAGGTTGACGTTCTCGCTCCCGCTGCCATCGAGGAGGTCATCACCAAGGACAACGCCGACAGGATAAAGGCCAAGATCGTTGCCGAAGTTGCCAACGGCCCGGTTACACCTGAAGCGGACGAGATCCTTAGGGAGAAGGGCATACTCCAGATCCCGGACTTCCTCTGCAACGCCGGTGGTGTTACCGTCAGCTACTTCGAGTGGGTCCAGAACATAAACGGCTACTACTGGACGCTTGAAGAGGTCTACGAGAGGCTCGACAAGAAGATGACAAAGGCCTTCTGGGACGTCTACAACACCCACAAGGAGAAGAACATCCACATGAGGGACGCGGCTTACGTTGTGGCGGTCCAGAGGGTCTACCAGGCAATGCTCGACAGAGGATGGGTGAAGAAGTGA
- a CDS encoding TrpB-like pyridoxal phosphate-dependent enzyme has product MKAVLPDEKIPRRWYNILPDLPEPLAPPLDPETNEPMEPEKLLRIFARELVKQEMSRKRYVEIPGKVRELYAKIGRPTPLFRATNLERALGTPARIYFKYEGATITGSHKINTALAQAYYAKEQGIERLVTETGAGQWGSALSLAGALLGLKVRVYMARASYRQKPYRKTVMHLYGAEVYPSPSDRTKVGRKFLKEDPDHPGGLGIAISEAIEDVLGDEKARYSLGSVLNHVLMHQTVIGLEAKEEMAEFEEPDVIIGCVGGGSNFAGLAYPFVREVLEGKADYEFIAVEPRAAPSMTRGVYTYDFGDSGGYTPKMKMHTLGHTYYVPPIHAGGLRYHGLAPTLSVLINHNIVRPISYHQTEVFRAAELFARTEGIIPAPESAHAIKGVVDRALEAKKSGKEEVILFNLSGHGLLDLKGYEDYLEGRLTDYEPEHFPALEG; this is encoded by the coding sequence ATGAAAGCCGTTCTGCCGGATGAGAAGATACCGAGGAGATGGTACAACATACTGCCCGACCTTCCGGAGCCCCTCGCCCCACCGCTGGACCCGGAAACGAACGAGCCAATGGAACCCGAGAAGCTTTTGAGGATCTTCGCCCGTGAGCTGGTGAAACAGGAGATGAGCAGGAAAAGGTACGTTGAGATTCCCGGAAAGGTGAGGGAACTCTACGCCAAGATAGGTCGTCCCACGCCTCTCTTCAGGGCCACGAACCTTGAAAGGGCCCTCGGAACGCCCGCGAGGATATACTTCAAGTACGAAGGGGCCACCATCACGGGAAGCCACAAAATAAACACCGCCCTCGCTCAGGCGTACTACGCCAAGGAACAGGGGATAGAGAGGCTCGTAACCGAGACCGGTGCGGGCCAGTGGGGGTCGGCCCTATCCCTGGCGGGAGCCCTTCTCGGGCTCAAGGTTAGGGTCTACATGGCCCGGGCAAGCTACCGGCAGAAGCCCTACAGGAAGACGGTGATGCACCTCTACGGGGCGGAGGTTTACCCGAGCCCGAGCGACAGAACAAAAGTGGGGAGGAAGTTCCTAAAGGAAGATCCAGACCACCCGGGTGGACTGGGGATAGCGATAAGCGAGGCCATAGAAGACGTTCTGGGGGATGAGAAGGCCCGTTACTCCCTTGGAAGCGTTCTGAATCACGTCCTTATGCATCAGACGGTTATCGGTCTGGAAGCTAAGGAAGAGATGGCCGAATTCGAAGAACCGGACGTTATAATTGGCTGCGTCGGGGGAGGGAGCAACTTCGCAGGTTTGGCCTACCCCTTCGTCAGGGAGGTCCTCGAGGGAAAGGCCGATTACGAGTTCATAGCCGTTGAACCCCGGGCCGCTCCTTCGATGACGAGGGGCGTTTACACCTACGACTTCGGGGACTCGGGCGGATACACGCCGAAGATGAAGATGCACACCCTCGGCCACACCTATTACGTTCCGCCCATTCACGCCGGAGGCCTGCGTTACCACGGTCTCGCTCCGACGCTCAGCGTTCTCATAAACCACAACATCGTGAGGCCCATCTCCTACCACCAGACCGAGGTTTTCAGAGCCGCCGAGCTCTTCGCCAGGACCGAGGGGATCATCCCCGCTCCCGAGAGTGCGCACGCCATAAAGGGGGTCGTGGATAGGGCTCTGGAGGCAAAGAAGAGCGGAAAGGAGGAGGTCATACTCTTCAACCTGAGCGGACACGGGCTGCTCGACCTCAAGGGCTACGAAGATTACCTCGAGGGCAGGCTCACGGATTACGAGCCCGAGCACTTCCCCGCTCTGGAGGGGTGA
- a CDS encoding sodium-dependent transporter, with product MEQRDQWATKIGLILAMAGNAVGLGNFVRFPTQVAQNGGGAFMVPYFIALFFLGIPVMWIEWVAGRYGGKYGHGTLGPTYYLMARESVSPRSAFWWGVISGMLAFSLTVLLNSYYLHLIGWSAAYSWFSITGAYFGQNTGDFFSNYLSNHAEIMLFWGITVILLAIAVGQGVSKGIERWVKVMMPLLYIFAIIMIGYVFILGSPIDPNWSTIDGFKFIWSPNWSYLGKHFSAVLLAATGQIFFTLSLGMGIIQNYASYLGPDEDVALSGLATVSLNEFAEVVLGGSLAIPLATAYAPKIVPPDVLSQGKSEALAWIGKEFGLGFSYTSLPNVFVSMGSAGRFFGALWFLLLWFAGFTSAIAMYNYLVALLEEDLNIKRNVGTWVVFLIYLLAGIPVIYISGYMDQVDAWVSFQLTLLALVDIIVAVWLFKPDNFWEELHKGAWMRVPGWYKPIILYIAPILLLIPLVGSARSLVGATLEWPARLAIILMWILGAVESYYSIKKKYREELEKNEVIIKV from the coding sequence ATGGAACAGAGGGATCAATGGGCGACCAAGATCGGTTTGATTTTAGCCATGGCTGGAAACGCAGTTGGACTTGGAAACTTCGTCAGGTTTCCCACACAGGTTGCCCAGAACGGTGGCGGAGCCTTCATGGTGCCGTACTTTATAGCACTGTTCTTCCTGGGTATACCCGTGATGTGGATTGAGTGGGTCGCCGGTCGCTACGGTGGTAAATACGGCCACGGTACCCTTGGCCCTACCTACTACCTCATGGCCAGGGAGAGCGTTAGTCCCAGAAGCGCCTTCTGGTGGGGAGTCATAAGCGGCATGCTGGCCTTTTCGTTGACCGTCCTGTTGAACAGCTACTACCTGCACCTCATAGGCTGGTCGGCGGCTTACTCATGGTTCAGCATAACTGGGGCTTACTTCGGTCAGAACACCGGGGACTTCTTCAGCAATTACCTGAGTAACCACGCGGAGATCATGCTGTTCTGGGGCATAACCGTAATCCTGCTGGCGATAGCCGTCGGGCAGGGTGTCAGCAAGGGTATCGAGAGATGGGTCAAGGTAATGATGCCACTGCTTTACATCTTCGCCATTATAATGATCGGCTACGTCTTCATCCTGGGTTCCCCCATAGACCCCAACTGGAGCACCATCGATGGGTTCAAGTTCATCTGGAGCCCCAACTGGTCTTACCTTGGAAAGCACTTCTCAGCGGTTCTGTTGGCTGCAACGGGGCAGATATTCTTCACACTCAGCCTGGGTATGGGAATCATCCAGAACTACGCCTCCTATCTGGGTCCCGATGAGGATGTCGCTCTGAGCGGTCTGGCAACGGTTTCACTCAACGAGTTCGCCGAAGTGGTTCTCGGTGGTTCGCTCGCCATCCCGCTGGCAACTGCCTACGCTCCCAAGATCGTGCCGCCCGATGTCCTCAGCCAGGGTAAGAGCGAGGCACTCGCATGGATAGGGAAAGAGTTCGGTCTGGGATTCTCCTACACAAGCCTGCCCAACGTTTTTGTCAGCATGGGTAGTGCAGGAAGGTTCTTTGGGGCACTCTGGTTCCTGCTGCTATGGTTTGCAGGGTTCACCTCGGCCATAGCCATGTACAACTACCTCGTTGCGCTCCTCGAGGAAGATCTCAACATAAAGAGGAACGTCGGCACATGGGTGGTGTTCCTGATATACCTCCTCGCGGGAATTCCGGTCATATACATCAGCGGCTACATGGATCAGGTCGATGCGTGGGTCAGCTTCCAGCTTACGCTGCTGGCGCTCGTCGACATCATCGTCGCGGTGTGGCTCTTCAAGCCCGACAACTTCTGGGAGGAACTCCACAAGGGTGCGTGGATGAGGGTTCCCGGTTGGTACAAGCCGATAATCCTCTACATAGCCCCAATACTCCTGCTGATACCCCTGGTAGGCTCCGCCAGGAGCCTCGTTGGAGCAACGCTCGAATGGCCGGCAAGGTTGGCAATAATCCTGATGTGGATCCTCGGTGCAGTCGAGAGCTACTACTCGATAAAGAAGAAGTACAGGGAAGAGCTGGAGAAGAACGAGGTCATAATAAAGGTCTGA
- a CDS encoding 1,4-alpha-glucan branching protein: MKGYFTFVLHTHLPYVRKHGKWPFGEEWLYEAMSETYLPLLMEFERLRSSGVRFQLVINVSPVLAEQLSDEYIKGEFERYLLRKIEAVEEDLKSGKYSEDAVRASLDHFRKVYNYWKAINGDIVGKFREFQDAGYVEIITSAATHGYLPLLGRDEAIRAQLANGVATYEKHFGRKPRGIWLPECAYRPEGEWELPGGRKVKRQGIEKFLEEFGIEYFFVESSLIDRGPVVEVYGEVPLYEGDKSTLRPYWIKDSSVAVFARNRETGHQVWSAHHGYPGDFWYREFHRKAPKSGGQYWRITGKEVPLSRKEFYDPEKAMERVEEHARHFVGLVRRLLSDHERKSGEKGIVVSPYDTELFGHWWFEGVKWLCRVLELMATEGIVTTTISAYLDGYRGRRHEIELPEGSWGAGSDHSTWWNEETTWTWEEVYRAEDRMVGLASKYMGKDEKVEETLKQLARELLILEASDWQFLITTGQAKEYAKKRVLLHSRDFHRLANELERYVRTGEFNDSLLEELRERDNAFNPVIIEEYVSENPPEVPEYVEPPQVPAEEEERTAEEKTEVSRAYATELSTFREKVKTPSGLQAKQEKTEKKVQKGESDLLKIRGIGPKRLAKLQSAGVYTVEDLKRADLNELAKKTGISPRLLKKFLSQLS; this comes from the coding sequence GTGAAAGGATACTTTACCTTCGTTCTCCACACCCACCTGCCCTACGTTCGAAAGCACGGGAAGTGGCCCTTCGGTGAGGAATGGCTCTACGAGGCTATGAGCGAAACCTACCTGCCGCTGTTGATGGAGTTCGAGCGACTCCGCTCCTCGGGCGTCAGGTTCCAGCTCGTGATCAACGTGAGCCCGGTTCTGGCGGAGCAGCTTTCCGATGAGTACATCAAAGGGGAGTTCGAGAGGTACCTCCTCAGGAAGATAGAGGCCGTAGAGGAGGACCTGAAATCAGGGAAGTACAGCGAGGATGCGGTCAGGGCTTCCCTCGACCACTTCAGGAAGGTTTACAACTACTGGAAGGCCATAAACGGTGACATCGTCGGAAAGTTCCGGGAGTTTCAGGACGCCGGCTACGTTGAGATAATAACCTCGGCCGCGACTCACGGCTACCTTCCGCTCCTCGGGAGGGACGAGGCCATAAGGGCACAGCTCGCCAACGGGGTGGCAACCTACGAAAAGCACTTCGGGAGAAAGCCGAGGGGCATATGGCTTCCGGAGTGCGCCTACAGGCCCGAGGGTGAGTGGGAGCTTCCGGGAGGCAGGAAAGTTAAACGACAGGGCATAGAGAAGTTCCTCGAGGAGTTCGGCATCGAGTACTTCTTCGTGGAAAGCAGTCTTATCGATAGGGGACCCGTGGTCGAGGTATACGGTGAGGTCCCACTCTACGAGGGGGACAAAAGCACCCTGCGGCCCTACTGGATAAAGGACTCCAGCGTGGCCGTGTTTGCCCGCAACAGGGAGACGGGTCATCAGGTATGGAGCGCCCACCACGGATACCCCGGTGATTTCTGGTACAGGGAGTTCCACAGGAAGGCCCCAAAAAGCGGCGGTCAGTACTGGCGCATAACGGGAAAAGAAGTCCCTCTCAGCCGGAAGGAATTCTACGACCCTGAAAAGGCCATGGAAAGGGTTGAGGAACACGCGAGGCACTTCGTTGGGCTCGTCAGGAGGCTCCTGTCAGACCACGAAAGAAAATCGGGTGAGAAGGGGATAGTTGTTTCGCCCTACGATACCGAGCTCTTCGGCCACTGGTGGTTCGAGGGCGTTAAATGGCTCTGCAGGGTTCTCGAACTGATGGCCACGGAGGGCATCGTTACAACGACCATCTCGGCTTACCTCGATGGTTACAGGGGTAGGAGGCACGAGATCGAGCTTCCGGAAGGTTCCTGGGGGGCCGGCTCGGACCATTCCACGTGGTGGAACGAGGAAACGACCTGGACGTGGGAGGAGGTTTACAGGGCCGAGGACAGGATGGTTGGACTTGCGAGCAAATACATGGGGAAGGATGAAAAGGTGGAAGAAACTCTGAAACAGCTTGCCAGGGAGCTCCTGATACTCGAGGCGAGCGACTGGCAGTTCCTCATAACCACCGGTCAGGCAAAGGAATACGCAAAGAAACGTGTGCTCCTTCACAGCAGGGATTTCCACAGGCTGGCGAACGAGCTGGAGAGGTACGTCAGAACGGGTGAGTTTAACGATTCCCTTCTGGAGGAGCTCAGGGAAAGGGACAACGCCTTTAACCCGGTGATAATCGAGGAGTACGTGAGTGAAAACCCGCCCGAAGTTCCCGAATACGTTGAACCACCCCAAGTCCCGGCGGAAGAGGAAGAGAGGACAGCCGAAGAGAAAACCGAAGTTTCGAGGGCCTACGCCACGGAGCTCTCCACATTCCGGGAAAAAGTGAAGACGCCTTCCGGGCTCCAGGCAAAGCAGGAAAAAACCGAAAAGAAGGTTCAGAAGGGGGAGAGCGACCTGCTGAAAATAAGGGGCATCGGACCAAAGAGACTCGCCAAACTCCAGAGTGCGGGAGTTTACACCGTGGAGGACCTCAAGAGGGCCGACCTGAATGAACTGGCCAAAAAAACTGGCATCTCTCCCCGACTGTTAAAGAAGTTTCTATCCCAGCTCTCCTGA
- the rqcH gene encoding ribosome rescue protein RqcH produces the protein MKEEMSSVDIRYVVRELQWLVGSRVDKVYHDGDEIRIKLRTKEGRADLILQAGKRFHLTTYIKEAPKSPSSFTMLLRKHLSGGFVDAIEQHGFDRIVKIRVGDYTLIGELFRRGNVILVDSDNRIIAALRYEEYRNRAIKPKAEYRFPPARRNPLEVTREEFIELMREEELELVRALARKLNMGGMYAEEISLRAGFEKTVPVSELSDEDMMRVYDAMLETFNDEPRPNVVFREGRMYDVVPIELRIYEGLEKRYFKTFSEALDEYFGKITVEKAKMEATKKLEAQKRALLMTLKKQEEMLEGFRKAAETNQEIGDLIYANYTLVENLLREFGKAVERLGWEGFRKRIEEGKRAGNRVALMVRAIDPGSRAVKVEIEGKPVRLYLGRSVGENAGLYYEEAKKFRRKYEGALKACEDTKRKLEEVGRLIEEEMKKEVHVKKLERRKRKWFEKFRWFVSSEGFLVLAGKDASTNEMLIKKYMSENDRYCHADFYGAPHVVIKEGEKAGEKTMFEACQFALSMSRAWSRGLYSGDAYWAKPEQVTKQTPSGEYLGKGAFMVYGKRNWLHGLPLKLAVGVINYEGEEYVTCAPVEAMKAHTDRYIVIRPGSLKKSELVKRIKRIIEGWGYSVREEDIMAVLPPGGADIVEVVG, from the coding sequence ATGAAGGAGGAAATGAGCAGCGTCGATATACGCTACGTCGTGAGGGAACTGCAGTGGCTGGTCGGCTCGAGGGTTGACAAGGTTTACCACGACGGCGATGAGATCAGGATAAAGCTCCGCACGAAGGAGGGCAGGGCCGACCTGATCCTTCAGGCGGGTAAGAGGTTTCACCTGACGACCTACATAAAGGAGGCTCCAAAGAGCCCCTCGAGCTTCACGATGCTCCTCAGAAAGCACCTCAGCGGTGGCTTCGTGGATGCCATAGAGCAACACGGCTTCGACAGGATAGTCAAGATCCGCGTTGGCGATTATACCCTCATAGGCGAGCTCTTCAGGAGGGGAAACGTGATACTCGTTGATTCCGATAACAGGATAATAGCGGCCCTGCGCTACGAGGAATACAGGAACAGGGCCATAAAGCCGAAGGCGGAATACCGCTTCCCGCCGGCGAGGAGGAACCCGCTCGAGGTGACGCGCGAGGAGTTTATCGAACTGATGCGGGAGGAGGAGCTGGAGCTCGTGCGTGCCCTCGCAAGGAAACTCAACATGGGGGGCATGTACGCCGAGGAAATCTCCCTCCGGGCCGGGTTTGAGAAGACCGTTCCGGTGAGCGAACTCAGCGATGAGGACATGATGAGGGTCTACGATGCCATGCTGGAGACCTTCAACGACGAGCCGAGGCCCAACGTGGTCTTCAGGGAGGGGAGGATGTACGATGTCGTTCCCATAGAGCTGAGGATCTACGAAGGCCTTGAAAAGCGCTACTTCAAAACCTTCAGTGAGGCCCTCGATGAGTACTTCGGAAAGATAACCGTCGAGAAGGCCAAAATGGAAGCTACAAAAAAGCTTGAAGCCCAGAAAAGGGCCCTTTTAATGACCCTCAAAAAACAGGAGGAGATGCTCGAAGGGTTTAGAAAAGCCGCGGAGACCAATCAGGAGATAGGGGATCTTATCTACGCCAACTACACCCTCGTCGAGAACCTTCTAAGGGAGTTCGGGAAGGCGGTGGAGAGGCTCGGATGGGAGGGCTTCAGGAAGAGGATAGAGGAGGGCAAAAGGGCCGGCAACAGGGTGGCCCTCATGGTCAGGGCCATCGATCCCGGGAGCAGGGCGGTGAAGGTTGAGATCGAAGGGAAACCCGTCAGGCTCTACCTCGGCAGAAGCGTGGGCGAGAACGCCGGGCTCTACTACGAGGAAGCCAAGAAGTTCCGGCGCAAGTACGAGGGCGCGCTGAAGGCCTGCGAGGATACGAAGAGAAAGCTCGAGGAAGTCGGGAGGCTCATCGAGGAGGAGATGAAGAAGGAGGTCCACGTTAAGAAGTTGGAGCGGAGAAAGAGGAAGTGGTTCGAGAAGTTCCGCTGGTTCGTTTCGAGCGAGGGTTTCCTCGTCCTCGCGGGCAAGGACGCGAGCACCAATGAGATGCTCATCAAGAAGTACATGAGCGAAAACGACCGCTACTGCCACGCCGACTTTTACGGTGCACCCCACGTGGTCATCAAGGAAGGGGAGAAAGCGGGAGAAAAGACCATGTTCGAGGCCTGTCAGTTCGCCCTTTCTATGAGCAGGGCATGGAGCAGGGGGCTTTACAGCGGGGACGCTTACTGGGCGAAGCCGGAGCAGGTGACAAAACAGACCCCGAGCGGCGAGTACCTTGGAAAAGGTGCCTTCATGGTCTACGGTAAGAGGAACTGGCTTCACGGCCTCCCCCTGAAGCTCGCCGTTGGGGTGATCAACTACGAGGGTGAGGAATACGTTACCTGCGCACCGGTCGAGGCCATGAAGGCCCATACCGACAGGTACATCGTAATCAGGCCCGGTTCGCTGAAGAAGAGCGAGCTGGTGAAAAGGATCAAAAGAATAATCGAGGGATGGGGCTACAGCGTGAGGGAAGAGGACATAATGGCGGTCCTTCCACCGGGAGGTGCGGACATAGTCGAGGTTGTTGGTTAG
- a CDS encoding P-II family nitrogen regulator: protein MKKVEAVIRSRDFDRVKGALKQLGIVPLTAYPVQGRGVQGGVPPYDLLPKMKLEVVVRDEDVEKVVESIVRNARSGTPGDGKVFIIPVEDAVRIRTGERGNEALY, encoded by the coding sequence ATGAAGAAGGTCGAGGCCGTTATCAGGAGTAGGGATTTTGACAGGGTTAAAGGTGCCCTCAAACAGCTGGGTATCGTACCCCTGACGGCCTACCCGGTTCAGGGACGGGGAGTTCAGGGGGGCGTTCCACCCTACGATCTGCTTCCAAAGATGAAGCTCGAGGTGGTCGTCAGGGATGAGGACGTGGAGAAGGTCGTGGAAAGCATCGTTAGAAACGCAAGGAGCGGTACCCCGGGGGACGGCAAGGTGTTTATAATCCCCGTGGAGGACGCTGTAAGGATCAGAACAGGGGAAAGAGGAAACGAAGCCCTCTACTGA
- a CDS encoding Ribonuclease P protein component 3 has protein sequence MDVRSEEAYELAREWFDEVVFTRELVLEGTPDWSPLKEELRELRERYGRVALLVVTRKPALIREVKKRIHGVLIYVQGGNMRVNRFALESGVDGLISPWLGRKDPGFDHVLAGIASRRKVAIGFSLSPLLRAGPYERAQILRFMTKTWQLVDKYSVPRFITSSAASRWEVRSPRDLMSLGISIGMEIPQAKASLNFYPRSVLSKLKGRVHPSRAGKCSGS, from the coding sequence ATGGACGTGAGGAGCGAGGAAGCTTACGAGCTGGCCCGTGAGTGGTTCGATGAAGTCGTTTTCACGAGGGAGCTCGTCCTTGAAGGCACCCCCGACTGGTCCCCGCTTAAAGAGGAACTCAGGGAACTCCGGGAGAGGTACGGCAGGGTTGCCCTGCTCGTGGTCACCCGGAAGCCGGCGCTTATAAGGGAGGTTAAAAAGCGTATCCATGGTGTTTTGATCTACGTTCAGGGCGGGAACATGAGGGTCAACCGCTTTGCACTCGAGAGCGGAGTCGATGGACTCATAAGTCCGTGGCTGGGGAGAAAGGACCCCGGCTTCGACCACGTTCTGGCAGGGATAGCCTCGAGAAGGAAAGTTGCGATAGGTTTCTCCCTCTCGCCCCTCCTGAGGGCCGGGCCATATGAGAGGGCCCAGATACTGCGCTTCATGACAAAAACATGGCAGCTCGTGGACAAGTACTCGGTTCCGAGGTTCATCACGAGCTCCGCAGCGAGCAGGTGGGAGGTTCGTTCTCCGCGGGATCTTATGAGTCTCGGGATAAGCATCGGGATGGAGATCCCTCAGGCCAAGGCGAGTCTTAACTTCTATCCCCGGAGCGTTCTCTCAAAATTAAAGGGGAGGGTTCACCCCTCCAGAGCGGGGAAGTGCTCGGGCTCGTAA
- a CDS encoding amino acid permease, whose amino-acid sequence MRLISLPLSLLVVLSFLFPWFRVDGERITFIEVLRSTLFGSDGLTFSLSWLNPDSNGGIIAFILFLIALLLILLGILYGLRGGRTGPALGVLGMLIFTLVLWYIHGPGYLKVIDKGYVMAFLSFTAGLLLAGGEKL is encoded by the coding sequence ATGAGGCTGATCTCCCTCCCCCTGTCCCTGCTCGTGGTCCTGTCCTTCCTCTTCCCGTGGTTCCGCGTTGACGGGGAGAGGATAACGTTCATCGAAGTCCTTAGGAGCACATTATTCGGATCCGATGGCCTGACCTTTTCCCTTTCGTGGCTCAATCCAGACAGCAACGGTGGGATAATAGCGTTCATCCTTTTCCTCATCGCACTGCTGCTCATACTACTCGGGATCCTCTACGGTCTCAGAGGCGGAAGGACGGGGCCCGCGTTAGGCGTCCTTGGAATGCTGATCTTCACCCTCGTTCTGTGGTACATCCACGGTCCCGGATACCTGAAGGTAATAGACAAAGGCTACGTAATGGCCTTTCTGAGCTTTACGGCGGGTCTACTGCTTGCCGGCGGTGAGAAGCTCTAA
- the nikR gene encoding nickel-responsive transcriptional regulator NikR — MGITRFGVSVPDELLERFDRIIAERGYVNRSEAIRDMMRDFIVRHEWETGEGDVAGTITIVYNHDEADVVRELLDLQHEYIDEIVSSLHVHMDAHNCLEVVVVRGKASRVKEIAERLISLKGVKHGKLVMTTTGRELV; from the coding sequence ATGGGGATAACGCGATTTGGGGTTTCGGTTCCGGATGAGCTCCTCGAAAGGTTCGACCGCATAATCGCGGAGAGGGGCTACGTCAACCGGAGCGAGGCCATAAGGGACATGATGAGGGACTTCATAGTCAGGCACGAGTGGGAAACGGGCGAAGGGGACGTCGCCGGCACCATCACCATAGTCTACAACCACGACGAGGCCGATGTGGTCAGGGAACTGCTCGACCTCCAGCACGAGTACATCGACGAGATAGTCTCGAGCCTTCACGTTCATATGGACGCTCACAACTGCCTTGAGGTTGTCGTGGTCAGGGGAAAGGCCTCGAGGGTAAAGGAGATAGCCGAGAGGCTCATAAGCCTGAAGGGCGTGAAGCACGGAAAGCTCGTTATGACGACAACCGGTAGGGAGCTGGTTTGA